From the genome of Gallaecimonas xiamenensis 3-C-1, one region includes:
- the tssB gene encoding type VI secretion system contractile sheath small subunit, with the protein MDSVHKKIDRVRKPRVHITYDVETEGAMVKKELPFVVGVMGDFSGNNNTEIKPLKDRRFIQIDRDNFDDVMRRMSPKIKMKVDNKLSDDGSQMSVELAFNSMADFEPAAVVNQVEPLRQLMDTRNKLRDLMTKVDRSEELEVLLERVLNNSDDLQKLATELGNGEDKE; encoded by the coding sequence ATGGATAGCGTTCACAAGAAAATCGACCGGGTCCGCAAACCCCGGGTTCACATCACCTACGACGTCGAAACCGAAGGCGCCATGGTCAAGAAGGAACTGCCCTTCGTGGTCGGCGTTATGGGCGATTTTTCCGGTAACAACAATACCGAAATCAAGCCCCTCAAGGACCGTCGTTTCATCCAGATTGACCGGGACAACTTCGACGACGTGATGCGTCGCATGAGCCCGAAAATCAAGATGAAGGTGGACAACAAACTCAGCGACGACGGCTCGCAGATGAGTGTGGAGCTGGCCTTCAACTCCATGGCCGACTTCGAACCTGCCGCCGTGGTGAACCAGGTGGAGCCGCTGCGCCAACTGATGGATACCCGTAACAAGCTGCGGGATCTGATGACCAAGGTGGACCGTTCCGAAGAGCTGGAAGTGCTGCTGGAGCGGGTCCTGAACAATTCCGACGACCTGCAAAAGCTGGCCACGGAACTGGGTAACGGGGAGGACAAGGAATGA
- the tssC gene encoding type VI secretion system contractile sheath large subunit, with the protein MSAEQQSAAVAAEEEVSLSLLEQAIGATKQTETSRAEELIRTLTEEAMKGTVTWNKNLTVTFNQAITALDQLISTQLAAVMHADEFQQLEGTWRGLHHLVMNSETSATMKLRVLNLPKKELHKDLSKAVEFDQSQVFKKIYESEFGTPGGEPYGAIVGDYEFTNHPNDIETLSLMSNVSAAGFCPFLSAASPALFGFDEWTELSKPRDLEKVFESLEYTKWRSFRDSEDSRFVSLSMPRVLARLPYGASTKPIEEFGYEEFDVDAKTGRSNTTDHDKYCWMNASYVLASRMTNAFAQYGFCTAIRGAEGGGKVEGLPTHVFTSDDGDPDLKCPTEIGITDRREAELSKLGFLPLCHYKNTDYAVFFGAQTCQKPKVYDNHDATANAAISARLPYMMATSRFAHYLKVMARDKIGSFMEAEDVESWLNRWILTFVNASEGGGQEIRAKYPLADAKVQVKEIPGRPGSYNAVAWLRPWLQMEELTSSLRLVAKIPEIGG; encoded by the coding sequence ATGAGTGCCGAACAACAGAGCGCTGCCGTCGCGGCCGAGGAAGAAGTATCCCTTTCCCTGCTTGAACAGGCCATTGGCGCCACCAAGCAGACTGAAACCAGCCGCGCCGAAGAGCTGATCCGAACCCTGACCGAAGAGGCCATGAAGGGCACCGTCACCTGGAACAAGAACTTGACGGTCACCTTCAATCAGGCCATCACCGCCCTGGATCAGCTGATCTCCACCCAACTGGCGGCCGTGATGCACGCCGATGAGTTCCAGCAGCTGGAAGGCACCTGGCGTGGCCTACACCACTTGGTGATGAACTCCGAAACCAGCGCCACCATGAAACTGCGGGTGCTGAACCTGCCGAAGAAGGAGCTGCATAAGGATCTGTCCAAGGCGGTGGAATTCGATCAGTCTCAGGTCTTCAAGAAGATCTACGAGTCCGAATTCGGCACCCCGGGTGGTGAGCCTTATGGTGCCATCGTCGGCGACTACGAGTTCACTAACCATCCCAACGACATCGAAACCCTGAGCCTGATGTCCAACGTGTCGGCGGCGGGCTTCTGCCCCTTCCTGTCGGCGGCGTCTCCGGCTCTGTTCGGCTTCGACGAGTGGACCGAACTGTCCAAGCCCCGTGACCTGGAGAAGGTGTTCGAGTCCCTGGAATACACCAAGTGGCGCTCTTTCCGTGACTCGGAAGACTCCCGCTTCGTATCCCTTTCCATGCCTCGTGTACTGGCGCGTCTGCCCTACGGCGCTTCCACCAAGCCCATCGAAGAATTCGGTTACGAAGAGTTCGACGTGGATGCCAAGACCGGCCGCTCCAACACCACAGATCACGACAAGTATTGCTGGATGAACGCCTCTTACGTGCTGGCGTCGCGCATGACCAATGCCTTTGCCCAGTACGGTTTCTGTACCGCTATCCGTGGTGCCGAAGGCGGCGGTAAGGTCGAAGGCCTGCCCACCCACGTCTTCACCAGTGACGACGGTGACCCGGATCTGAAGTGCCCCACCGAGATCGGCATTACCGATCGCCGTGAGGCGGAGCTGTCCAAGCTGGGCTTCCTGCCCCTGTGCCACTACAAGAACACCGACTATGCCGTGTTCTTCGGTGCCCAGACCTGTCAGAAGCCCAAGGTCTACGACAACCACGACGCCACCGCCAACGCCGCCATTTCGGCGCGCCTGCCCTACATGATGGCCACCTCCCGTTTTGCCCATTACCTCAAGGTCATGGCCCGGGACAAGATTGGCTCCTTCATGGAAGCGGAAGACGTGGAGTCCTGGCTGAACCGCTGGATCCTCACCTTCGTCAACGCCTCCGAGGGTGGTGGCCAGGAGATCCGTGCCAAGTACCCCCTGGCCGACGCCAAGGTGCAGGTCAAGGAGATCCCAGGCCGTCCAGGTTCCTATAACGCCGTGGCCTGGCTGCGCCCCTGGTTGCAGATGGAGGAACTGACCTCCTCCCTGCGCCTGGTGGCCAAGATCCCCGAGATCGGCGGCTGA
- a CDS encoding type VI secretion system accessory protein TagJ, which produces MKGIIDALATGQLEDAIQAAQDAVKDDPANLDLRAKLIELLCLDGQLERADDSLASLVKRQPEWLGGAANLRQLLRAQQARVAFHQGQLADDVVAAQGPALEALIDLKAKLFAGDLDGAGEAATRLEASRGGQGPLAEVRDCDDSLGPYLECLGTDGKFYLWRFDEIAQIQFHAPTSPIETIWRRAQVILNDEREGEVFIPLTYAASSDSRQKLGRETDWQQQGEVVTGLGLKLFLVGDEGLTLLELANSDVTEASHAG; this is translated from the coding sequence ATGAAAGGGATCATCGACGCACTGGCCACCGGCCAACTTGAAGACGCCATCCAGGCAGCCCAGGACGCGGTCAAAGACGACCCGGCCAACCTGGACCTGCGGGCCAAGCTGATTGAACTACTGTGCCTGGACGGTCAACTGGAACGGGCCGACGATTCCCTGGCCAGCCTGGTTAAACGCCAGCCCGAATGGCTGGGGGGAGCCGCCAACCTGCGCCAGCTGCTCCGTGCCCAACAAGCCCGAGTGGCCTTCCACCAAGGCCAATTGGCCGACGACGTGGTGGCGGCCCAGGGTCCTGCCCTTGAGGCCCTAATTGATCTCAAGGCCAAGCTCTTTGCGGGCGACCTTGACGGCGCTGGCGAAGCGGCGACCCGCCTGGAAGCCAGCCGTGGCGGCCAAGGCCCTCTGGCGGAGGTCCGCGACTGTGACGACAGCCTGGGTCCTTACCTGGAGTGCCTGGGTACCGACGGCAAGTTCTACCTGTGGCGCTTCGACGAGATCGCCCAGATCCAGTTCCATGCCCCCACCTCTCCCATCGAGACTATCTGGCGCCGTGCCCAGGTGATCCTCAACGACGAACGTGAAGGTGAAGTCTTTATCCCCCTGACCTATGCCGCCAGCAGCGACAGCCGCCAAAAACTGGGCCGTGAAACCGACTGGCAGCAGCAGGGTGAAGTGGTGACCGGCCTTGGGCTGAAGCTGTTCCTGGTGGGTGACGAGGGCCTGACCCTGCTGGAACTGGCCAACAGTGACGTCACCGAGGCCAGCCATGCCGGCTGA
- the tssF gene encoding type VI secretion system baseplate subunit TssF: MSEALLKYYNRELAYLRRQGAEFAKQYPKVAGRLRISEEAVEDPHVSRLLEGVAFMTAQIRQRLDGHFPELADVLLGSLYPDYQAPIPSMTVAQLKPAPALSSHMEVKTGLSFTTLVENMPECYFSSVGDHVLANVAVDSANFENAPFDAPRPAGSNGAQAVIKLRLSAPLNFSELKLPYLRFYLHGQTHQSHELYELIHRCALGFALAPAGDSRQLRFYGKEHIKAAGFAAEEAVVPYSQRSFDGYRLLVEHFLFAEKFLFADLTGLDPNWPDDKELDLYIYLAEGSVEQEKSLVPDHMRLGCVPMVNTFETLSETLRFEEEALEYRLVPNYRNADSGEVVRILGVELVKSDEVLPLAPYYGLHHPRWQDSVSLYWHARRRYNDWAGGQYEPGTETYLSMVNQEFEHQDEDELPRDRFLRVKVLACNRNAPAQLPFGGGQPKMRSEDAYIHETKVLLAPTPTVRPELGDASRWQFIRHLSLEHFAGPDALDRLKAVLHLHDFKQTPESRALIEGIEEVSIKPAVARVGSGVRKGLCQGNDISIRFSKPRYAGASVYLFSAVLDRFFAQFAQLNTFTRLRIKLSGHNQDYHVWPTRVGERELL, encoded by the coding sequence ATGAGCGAAGCGCTGCTGAAGTATTACAACAGGGAACTGGCCTACCTGCGCCGTCAGGGGGCCGAGTTTGCCAAGCAATATCCCAAGGTGGCGGGGCGCCTTCGCATCAGCGAAGAGGCGGTGGAAGATCCCCATGTGTCGCGCCTCCTCGAAGGGGTGGCCTTTATGACGGCACAGATCCGCCAGCGCCTGGACGGCCATTTCCCCGAACTGGCCGATGTACTGCTGGGCAGCCTCTATCCGGACTACCAGGCACCGATACCGTCGATGACGGTAGCCCAGCTCAAGCCGGCACCGGCTCTTTCTTCCCATATGGAGGTTAAGACTGGCCTGAGTTTCACCACCCTGGTGGAGAACATGCCGGAATGCTATTTCAGCTCGGTGGGCGACCATGTGCTGGCCAACGTCGCTGTGGACAGCGCCAACTTCGAGAACGCGCCTTTTGATGCGCCGCGCCCGGCCGGTTCCAACGGTGCCCAAGCGGTGATCAAGTTGCGGCTGTCGGCGCCGCTCAATTTTTCCGAGCTCAAGCTGCCTTACCTGCGCTTTTATCTCCATGGCCAGACCCACCAGAGCCATGAGCTTTACGAACTTATTCATCGCTGCGCTCTGGGCTTTGCCCTGGCCCCGGCCGGGGACAGCCGCCAACTGCGGTTTTACGGCAAGGAACACATCAAGGCGGCCGGCTTTGCCGCCGAGGAAGCCGTGGTGCCCTACAGCCAGCGCAGCTTTGACGGTTACCGACTGCTGGTGGAGCACTTCCTCTTTGCCGAGAAATTTCTCTTTGCCGACCTGACCGGCCTGGACCCTAATTGGCCGGACGATAAGGAACTGGACCTGTACATCTACCTGGCCGAAGGCTCGGTAGAGCAGGAAAAAAGCCTGGTTCCCGACCATATGCGCTTGGGCTGTGTGCCCATGGTCAATACCTTCGAGACCCTGAGCGAGACCTTGCGTTTCGAGGAAGAGGCCCTGGAATACCGGCTGGTGCCCAACTACCGCAATGCCGACTCCGGCGAAGTGGTGCGGATATTGGGGGTGGAGCTGGTCAAGTCCGACGAAGTGTTGCCCCTGGCCCCCTATTACGGCCTGCACCATCCCCGCTGGCAGGACAGCGTCAGCCTCTACTGGCATGCCCGGCGCCGTTACAACGATTGGGCCGGTGGCCAGTATGAACCCGGCACCGAGACCTACCTGTCCATGGTCAACCAGGAGTTCGAGCACCAGGACGAAGACGAGCTGCCCAGGGACAGGTTCTTGCGGGTCAAGGTGCTGGCCTGCAACCGCAACGCCCCGGCCCAACTGCCCTTTGGCGGTGGCCAGCCGAAGATGCGTTCGGAAGACGCCTACATCCATGAGACCAAGGTGCTGTTGGCGCCGACCCCGACGGTAAGGCCGGAACTGGGGGACGCCAGCCGCTGGCAGTTTATCCGCCACCTCTCCCTGGAGCATTTCGCCGGGCCTGACGCTCTGGACAGGCTCAAGGCTGTGCTGCACCTGCACGACTTCAAGCAGACCCCGGAGTCACGGGCCCTTATCGAAGGTATCGAAGAGGTGAGCATCAAGCCGGCGGTGGCTCGGGTGGGCAGCGGCGTGCGCAAGGGTTTGTGCCAGGGTAACGACATCAGCATCCGCTTTTCCAAGCCCCGTTACGCCGGTGCCAGCGTTTATCTGTTCTCGGCGGTACTGGACCGGTTTTTTGCCCAGTTTGCCCAGCTCAACACCTTTACCCGGCTGCGCATCAAGCTCAGCGGGCATAACCAGGACTACCACGTCTGGCCGACCCGGGTCGGGGAGCGGGAGCTGCTATGA
- the tagF gene encoding type VI secretion system-associated protein TagF, with protein MWGYFGKVPNRGDFICHQLAPAIRDLFFEWCQAGLAVSREQLGDNWLDAYLTAPIWHFAASPDTLSETGLVGTLIPSVDRVGRHFPFMVIGQYQGRALDAWRDPQWASLMEEKVLAVLDDHWDEAAWQQGLAEIKPPAPAPGRLRLPAEEGNLVIPAGAQEKHLLAALLNREEERTLWWTQGSAFVEPCWLSTRGLPQVGQFAALLAGQWQEQGWQTATLMEQ; from the coding sequence ATGTGGGGATATTTCGGCAAGGTGCCCAATAGAGGGGATTTCATCTGCCACCAATTGGCGCCGGCCATTCGGGATCTGTTCTTCGAATGGTGCCAGGCGGGCCTGGCGGTCAGCCGCGAGCAGTTGGGTGACAACTGGCTGGACGCCTACCTGACGGCGCCCATCTGGCACTTTGCCGCCAGCCCCGACACCCTGTCCGAGACGGGGTTGGTGGGCACCCTGATCCCGTCGGTGGACAGGGTAGGGCGCCACTTCCCCTTTATGGTGATAGGCCAGTACCAGGGCCGCGCCCTGGACGCCTGGCGTGACCCCCAGTGGGCCAGCCTGATGGAAGAGAAAGTACTGGCGGTATTGGACGACCATTGGGACGAGGCGGCCTGGCAACAGGGCCTGGCCGAGATCAAGCCGCCAGCCCCGGCCCCGGGGCGGCTGCGCCTGCCCGCCGAAGAAGGCAACCTGGTCATACCGGCTGGTGCCCAGGAAAAACACCTGCTGGCGGCCCTGTTGAACCGGGAAGAGGAGCGCACCCTGTGGTGGACCCAGGGCTCGGCTTTTGTGGAGCCCTGCTGGTTATCCACCCGGGGCCTGCCCCAGGTTGGGCAGTTCGCAGCCCTGCTGGCCGGGCAGTGGCAGGAACAAGGATGGCAAACCGCAACTTTGATGGAGCAATAA
- the tssE gene encoding type VI secretion system baseplate subunit TssE, which yields MPADILAQLSILDRLLDDGEPQRFSVSQLRQSVRRDLEWLMNARRSWLPWDEHHPELDTSVLGFGLPDFTVMELSTEESRLWLCEEVKKTINRFEPRLTQVEVSLRDKDTPEDRVLRLRIDAVLLADPVPLPVAFDSEMEPINLSVTLQESMR from the coding sequence ATGCCGGCTGACATCCTGGCCCAGCTCAGCATCCTGGACCGGCTGTTGGATGACGGTGAGCCCCAGCGCTTTTCCGTCAGCCAGTTGCGCCAATCGGTGCGCCGGGATCTGGAGTGGTTGATGAATGCCAGGCGCAGTTGGCTGCCCTGGGATGAGCATCACCCTGAGCTGGACACCTCGGTGCTGGGCTTCGGCCTGCCCGACTTTACGGTGATGGAGCTGTCCACCGAAGAGAGCCGGCTGTGGCTCTGTGAGGAAGTGAAGAAGACCATCAACCGTTTTGAGCCCCGGCTGACCCAGGTTGAGGTCAGCCTGCGGGACAAGGATACCCCTGAAGACAGGGTGCTTAGGCTGCGTATCGACGCCGTGCTGTTGGCCGATCCGGTGCCGCTGCCGGTGGCCTTCGATTCGGAGATGGAGCCCATCAATCTGTCTGTGACCTTGCAGGAAAGTATGCGATGA
- a CDS encoding PP2C family protein-serine/threonine phosphatase — MRYLSSGFTHRGGTRNHNEDAYLDVGDRGIWVVADGMGGYQAGDVASQLICDTVDSEIRKKDSGKFSVNDLESALLLSNQKIRDYGIRFLDDQTVGSTVVALMMQGRQFHLFWVGDSRCYLAREGRIRQLSKDHSQVAEMVEQGLLDEAEAESHPLSHVITRAVGVDDELRPDYLSGEVKEGDIFLICSDGISKEFNQEELNAFLSVGELEDAGRAIMHSALVKKSKDNITCILVKAELDCYAGFSGENGDDVTIPIYSR, encoded by the coding sequence ATGCGATACCTTTCTTCCGGCTTTACCCACAGGGGCGGCACCCGGAACCATAACGAAGATGCCTACCTGGATGTAGGGGACAGGGGAATTTGGGTGGTGGCAGACGGCATGGGGGGATACCAAGCCGGTGACGTGGCCAGTCAGTTAATTTGTGACACTGTTGACAGTGAAATAAGAAAAAAGGATTCAGGCAAATTTTCTGTAAATGATTTAGAAAGTGCCTTGTTGCTTTCAAATCAAAAAATCCGCGATTACGGCATCCGTTTCCTTGATGATCAAACAGTTGGTTCGACGGTGGTTGCGTTAATGATGCAGGGCCGGCAATTTCACCTTTTTTGGGTGGGGGACAGCCGCTGCTATTTAGCGAGGGAGGGCCGTATTCGGCAATTGTCCAAAGACCATTCGCAAGTGGCTGAAATGGTTGAGCAAGGTCTGCTTGATGAGGCCGAGGCCGAGTCCCATCCCTTGTCTCACGTGATCACCAGGGCTGTTGGTGTTGACGACGAACTGCGCCCGGACTACCTGAGTGGCGAGGTGAAGGAAGGGGATATATTTCTGATTTGCAGTGACGGAATTAGCAAGGAATTTAATCAGGAAGAGCTAAATGCCTTTTTGTCTGTCGGTGAATTGGAAGACGCTGGTCGCGCCATAATGCATTCAGCTTTGGTTAAAAAATCAAAAGATAATATAACCTGTATTCTTGTGAAGGCAGAGCTGGATTGCTATGCTGGATTTTCTGGTGAGAACGGTGATGATGTAACCATCCCCATTTATTCTCGCTAG
- the tssA gene encoding type VI secretion system protein TssA, whose translation MSEIVVSLFDLDAVLAPISDDNPCGLDTREDVSPASPYFTFKDVRSQARALERQAVLDDDYQPPSQWRELSRALPEILQTSSKDLELVAWLIEAWCREYGFLGLGEGFVLATRLIESHWDQLYPLPDEDGAATRLAPLVGLNGLDAEGTLLQPMLSIPLFMGQTYGPFATWHCEQAAEINRLDKDKAEQKIRGGAASFEQIAQTVREMPASELVALADQIEFAQQSFQGLSDAMDSASQEPQPTSQITKALRRCRDVLWFHAGEIIEKAREQAQAVEPEDSQVAAEAGAEPGSGLPAGADPIEVAIKGREQAVKQLGRLADFFRQTEPHSPVSYAIEQAIRWSKLTLPELMQELISDEGARTGFCRLTGVPGAGDQE comes from the coding sequence GTGAGCGAAATAGTCGTTTCTCTCTTTGATCTTGACGCCGTTCTGGCGCCCATTTCCGATGACAATCCTTGCGGTCTCGATACCCGTGAGGATGTGTCTCCGGCTTCCCCTTATTTCACCTTTAAAGACGTGCGCAGCCAGGCCCGAGCCTTGGAACGCCAGGCGGTGCTGGACGATGATTACCAGCCCCCCAGCCAGTGGCGGGAGCTGTCCCGCGCCTTGCCGGAGATCCTGCAGACCAGCTCCAAGGATCTTGAGCTGGTGGCCTGGCTTATCGAAGCCTGGTGCCGCGAATACGGCTTCTTGGGCCTGGGGGAAGGCTTTGTCCTTGCCACACGCCTTATCGAATCCCATTGGGACCAGCTCTATCCCCTGCCCGACGAAGACGGTGCGGCTACCCGGCTGGCGCCTCTGGTGGGCCTTAACGGCCTGGATGCCGAAGGCACCCTGCTGCAACCCATGTTGTCTATTCCCCTGTTTATGGGCCAAACCTATGGTCCCTTTGCCACCTGGCATTGCGAGCAGGCAGCGGAAATCAACCGCCTGGATAAAGACAAGGCCGAGCAGAAGATCAGAGGGGGCGCCGCGTCTTTCGAGCAAATAGCCCAAACCGTCAGGGAGATGCCCGCCAGCGAGCTGGTGGCCCTTGCCGACCAGATAGAGTTTGCCCAGCAAAGCTTCCAGGGCCTGTCCGACGCCATGGACAGCGCCAGCCAGGAACCCCAGCCCACCAGTCAGATCACCAAGGCCCTCAGGCGCTGCCGTGACGTGCTCTGGTTCCATGCCGGGGAGATCATCGAAAAGGCCCGGGAACAAGCCCAGGCTGTGGAGCCCGAAGACAGCCAGGTCGCCGCCGAAGCGGGCGCCGAGCCTGGCAGCGGCTTGCCGGCCGGTGCCGATCCCATAGAGGTGGCCATCAAGGGCCGCGAGCAGGCGGTCAAGCAATTGGGCCGCCTGGCCGACTTTTTCCGCCAGACCGAACCCCATTCCCCCGTGTCCTATGCCATTGAGCAAGCCATCCGCTGGAGCAAGCTGACCCTGCCCGAGCTGATGCAGGAACTCATCAGCGATGAGGGTGCCCGCACCGGCTTCTGCCGGTTGACTGGGGTTCCCGGGGCGGGCGACCAGGAATAG
- the tssC gene encoding type VI secretion system contractile sheath large subunit has translation MNMALQFVAKDYLEQPKAKTASPILPMGFMARVAAEPDELKALLMWLGRVNPAKNWTDNSVKALLAKTLVMLDELINAQLNAILHHPELQQLEANWRGIWLLTEQAAHDDSEGLVKIRALDLNWAELAKDLTRAIEFDQSRLFNKIYSNEFGMPGGEPFGVLIGAYSLSHRSIGGQSNLDILKELSRVAAAAFAPVILNAEPSFFGVDDFADLTGVRELGSHFESPELAKWRALRDMDDSRFLALALPRVMMRPPYRGEGQGPEAFRFIESRANPQQDFLWGPASFAVGTVIIRAFCESGWFANIRGYQRGRVTFGAIDNLPAIQKLTASGAVYQTRTPVDWQVSDRLERLLAEEGFLPLLPLINTEMLVLHSAASVQAPRHYDNSTAQLSARLSSMLHYTLCVSRFAHFLKVMGRDRVGGYRTPEECENQLQRWLHGYTMASEGASDEMRARFPLREAKVTVRERPGEPGRYYSIIRLQPHFQLDQLVTGVKLITELTPVAGA, from the coding sequence ATGAACATGGCATTGCAGTTCGTCGCCAAGGACTATCTGGAGCAGCCTAAGGCCAAGACGGCCAGCCCCATCCTGCCCATGGGTTTCATGGCCAGGGTGGCGGCCGAGCCGGACGAGCTTAAGGCGCTGCTGATGTGGCTTGGGCGGGTCAATCCCGCCAAAAACTGGACAGACAACAGCGTCAAAGCCCTGCTGGCCAAGACGCTGGTGATGCTGGACGAGCTGATCAATGCCCAGCTCAATGCCATCTTGCACCACCCCGAGCTGCAACAGCTCGAGGCCAATTGGCGTGGGATCTGGCTGCTCACCGAGCAGGCCGCCCACGACGACAGCGAAGGCCTGGTCAAGATCCGTGCCTTGGATCTTAACTGGGCCGAGCTGGCCAAAGATTTGACCCGGGCTATCGAATTCGACCAGTCCCGGTTGTTCAACAAAATTTATTCCAATGAGTTCGGCATGCCGGGGGGCGAACCTTTCGGCGTACTCATTGGTGCCTACAGCCTCAGCCACCGCAGCATCGGTGGCCAGAGCAACCTCGACATCCTCAAGGAACTGAGCCGGGTGGCCGCCGCCGCTTTTGCCCCGGTGATCCTCAACGCCGAGCCCAGTTTCTTCGGGGTCGACGACTTTGCCGACCTGACCGGGGTGCGGGAGCTTGGCAGCCATTTCGAGTCGCCGGAGCTGGCCAAGTGGCGGGCTTTGCGTGACATGGACGACTCGCGCTTTCTGGCCCTGGCCCTGCCCAGGGTGATGATGCGCCCTCCTTACCGGGGCGAAGGCCAGGGGCCGGAGGCCTTTCGTTTTATCGAGTCCAGGGCCAACCCGCAGCAGGATTTTTTATGGGGGCCGGCCTCCTTTGCGGTGGGCACCGTCATCATCCGTGCCTTTTGCGAGTCCGGCTGGTTCGCCAATATTCGCGGTTACCAGCGGGGCAGGGTGACCTTCGGCGCCATCGACAACCTGCCGGCTATCCAGAAGCTCACTGCCAGTGGCGCCGTCTACCAGACCCGCACTCCGGTGGACTGGCAGGTGTCGGACCGCCTGGAACGGTTGCTGGCAGAAGAAGGCTTTTTGCCGCTGCTGCCCCTTATCAATACCGAGATGCTGGTGCTGCATTCGGCCGCTTCGGTTCAGGCGCCGCGCCACTACGACAACAGCACCGCCCAACTGAGCGCCCGCTTGTCGAGCATGCTCCATTACACCCTCTGTGTGTCCCGTTTTGCCCACTTCCTCAAGGTGATGGGCCGTGACCGGGTCGGTGGCTACCGTACCCCTGAGGAGTGCGAGAACCAGCTGCAGCGCTGGCTGCACGGTTACACCATGGCCTCGGAAGGGGCCTCGGACGAGATGCGGGCCCGCTTCCCGTTGCGTGAAGCCAAGGTCACGGTTCGGGAGCGCCCCGGCGAACCCGGGCGTTATTACTCCATTATCCGGCTGCAACCCCACTTCCAGCTCGACCAGCTGGTCACCGGGGTCAAGCTGATCACAGAACTGACCCCGGTTGCCGGGGCCTGA